A portion of the Gigantopelta aegis isolate Gae_Host chromosome 10, Gae_host_genome, whole genome shotgun sequence genome contains these proteins:
- the LOC121384503 gene encoding uncharacterized protein LOC121384503: MPHTRKRKNSPPPPSREAEHRRIHEVIHRINSDIKRFHSKFLNDRKIDYVACSSCMDKLLEDWQMDNESHPTWKEFVECTCSNKVPSKVKSSEEYSNIMYICERARDFEIMIPNMRNELVSCIKKHVYKYCQSFEEDAQPMEIAPVTEYASFIESQKQDIDSKIDNLNHNILTYGETKSPFYKFVFNGQEHETLMEDITENITGVCDLLRKWIKEDQTYPERLSQEIQFNNSYKETLQDDIRKLSRDRKSKEQQIERLERSRLRVLDDYQSHKNEKTSLKRRVEVVEQKLERLSNDKEKKNKEITELEETRSKRGPMSPRDRSNLDMHIDKCRADVDKINEDEKIMNKQLKRLRRQLKQVSDRTYELKVEAVTNRHKQYELQQEITGIDIEINSLKERIQSIDEKNEVIKKIRNMKLSPATLREKHFQRKKSDNQPDDNLEEACKFAAVGVASDWKQLYERLPFIPARTKSRRKNDLQTMDLIGARRDWTDEEQAMKSLEKWRTFNRRGDVVHLIKALRKIRKVDVARMLESKYMVTDVYS, translated from the exons ATGCCTCACACAAGGAAGCGCAAAAACAGCCCACCCCCTCCGTCCAGGGAAGCTGAGCATAGACGCATTCATGAAGTAATCCATCGCATCAATAGTGATATCAAACGATTCCACAGCAAATTTCTAAACGATCGCAAGATTGATTACGTAGCCTGTTCCAGTTGTATGGACAAACTCCTGGAAGACTGGCAGATGGACAATGAATCGCATCCAACATGGAAGGAATTTGTTGAGTGTACATGCAGCAACAAAGTGCCTTCAAAAGTGAAATCCAGCGAAGAATATTCCAATATAATGTACATCTGCGAGAGAGCGCGCGATTTTGAAATCATGATCCCGAACATGCGCAACGAACTAGTTTCTTGTATCAAGAAACACGTCTACAAGTACTGTCAAAGTTTCGAAGAAGATGCACAACCAATGGAAATTGCCCCTGTTACAGAATATGCATCATTCATTGAGAGTCAGAAACAAGACATCGATTCCAAGATAGATAATTTAAACCACAACATTTTAACGTACGGAGAAACCAAGAGTCCTTTCTACAAATTCGTCTTCAACGGCCAGGAACACGAGACTCTTATGGAGGACATCACCGAGAACATCACGGGAGTCTGCGACCTGCTCAGGAAATGGATCAAGGAGGACCAGACCTACCCAGAACGTCTGTCTCAGGAAATACAGTTCAACAATTCGTACAAGGAGACTCTGCAGGACGACATTCGCAAGCTGTCCAGAGATCGCAAGTCGAAGGAGCAGCAGATCGAGAGGCTGGAGCGGAGTCGACTGCGGGTCCTGGACGACTACCAGAGTCACAAGAACGAGAAGACGAGTCTCAAGAGAAGGGTGGAGGTGGTGGAGCAGAAGCTGGAGCGGCTGTCCAATGACAAGGAGAAGAAGAACAAAGAGATCACCGAGCTGGAGGAAACCAGAAGCAAGAGAGGTCCCATGTCTCCTCGCGACAGAAGCAACCTCGACATGCATATCGACAAATGTCGCGCGGATGTGGACAAGATTAACGAGGATGAGAAAATCATGAACAAACAGCTGAAGAGACTGCGCAGACAGCTGAAGCAGGTGTCGGACAGGACGTACGAGCTGAAGGTGGAGGCCGTGACGAACAGACACAAGCAGTACGAGCTGCAACAGGAGATCACGGGCATAGACATTGAAATTAACTCACTGAAg GAGCGTATTCAAAGCATTGATGAGAAAAACGAAGTTATCAAGAAGATCAGAAACATGAAACTTTCTCCAGCGACTCTGCGAGAAAAGCACTTTCAACGAAAAAAGTCTGACAATCAGCCAGATG ATAACCTCGAAGAAGCTTGTAAATTTGCCGCCGTTGGCGTAGCATCAGACTGGAAGCAGTTGTATGAACGTCTGCCCTTCATCCCAGCGCGAACAAAAAGCAGACGAAAAAACGACCTCCAGACAATGGACCTTATAGGAGCGCGGCGGGACTGGACTGATGAAGAGCAGGCTATGAAGAGTCTAGAGAAATGGCGAACTTTCAACAGGCGGGGGGATGTGGTCCACCTGATTAAAGCTTTGAGGAAAATTCGCAAGGTTGACGTAGCTAGGATGCTGGAAAGCAAATACATGGTTACCGATGTGTACAGCTAA